One stretch of Elephas maximus indicus isolate mEleMax1 chromosome 22, mEleMax1 primary haplotype, whole genome shotgun sequence DNA includes these proteins:
- the DLC1 gene encoding rho GTPase-activating protein 7 isoform X3, whose amino-acid sequence MCREKPDTMILTRKLDLCLAIGPAAGASCGGDPPRRNCHPALSKIEAKEACDWLRATGFPQYAQLYEDLLFPIDITSVKREHDFLDRDAIEALCRRLNTLNKCAVMKLEISPHRKRSEDSDEDEPCAISGKWTFQRDSKRWSRLEEFDVSSSKQAPGPGSPDNSHLESSASHESVLTELSERQEGSSMYSLSSTASLPTCAPQSADMTTPRTHSVIRVCPSSHFVGRDDSFCSLPTPKELSSFSFGMKGHEKSAKSKTRSLLKRMESLKLRGSHHSKHKAPSKLGLIISGPILQEGVNEEKLKQLNCVEISALNGNHINVPMVRKRSVSNSTQTSSSSSQSETSSAVSTPSPVTRTRSLSAYNKRVGMYLEGFDPFSQSTFNNVMEQNFKNHESYPEDTVFYIPEDHKPGTFPKALSNGHFSPSGSSTSVNWRTGSFHGTGHISLRRENSSDSPKELKRRNSSSSMSSRLSVYDNVPGSILYSSSGDLADLENEDLFPELDDILYHVKGMQRIVNQWSEKFSDEGDSDSALDSVSPCPSSPKQIHLDVDNDRTTPSDLDSTGNSLNEPEEPSDIPERRDSGVGASLTRSNRHRLRWHSFQSSHRPSLNSVSLQINCQSVVQMNLLQKYSLLKLTALLEKYTPSNKHGFSWAVPKFMKRIKVPDYKDRSVFGVPLTVNVQRTGQPLPQSIQQAMRYLRNHCLDQVGLFRKSGVKSRIQALRQMNESAMDCVSYEGQSAYDVADMLKQYFRDLPEPLMTNKLSETFLQIYQYVPKDQRLQAIKAAIMLLPDENREVLQTLLYFLSDVTAAVKENQMTPTNLAVCLAPSLFHLNTLKRENSSPRVMQRKQSSGKPDQKDLNENLAATHGLAHMIAECKKLFQVPEEMSRCRNSYTEQELKPLTLEALGRLSSAESTDYQHFLQDCVDSLFKEVKEKFKGWVSYSTSEQAELSYKKVSEGPPLRLWRSTIEVPATPEEILNRLLKEQHLWDVDLLDSKVIEILDSQTEIYQYVQNSMAPHPARDYVVLRTWRTNLPKGACALLLTSVDHDRAPVVGVRVNVLLSRYLMEPCGSGKSKLTYMYRADLRGHMPEWYTKSFGHLCAAEVVKIRDSFSSQNTETKDTKSR is encoded by the exons atctcCTGTTTCCTATTGATATTACCTCGGTCAAGAGAGAGCATGATTTTTTGGACAGAGATGCCATTGAGGCTTTATGCag ACGTCTGAATACTTTAAACAAATGTGCGGTGATGAAGCTAGAAATTAGTCCTCATCGGAAGAGA AGTGAGGATTCCGATGAGGACGAGCCTTGTGCAATAAGCGGCAAATGGACTTTCCAGAGGGACAGCAAGAGGTGGTCCCGGCTGGAAGAGTTTGATGTCTCTTCTTCAAAGCAGGCCCCAGGGCCCGGGTCTCCAGACAATTCCCACCTAGAGAGCTCTGCAAGCCACGAGAGCGTGCTGACGGAGCTCAGCGAGCGCCAGGAGGGCTCTTCCATGTACAGCCTCAGCAGTACCGCCAGCCTCCCCACCTGCGCCCCCCAAAGCGCAGACATGACGACACCCCGGACTCACTCCGTCATTCGTGTCTGCCCCTCCAGCCACTTTGTTGGCCGTGATGACTCCTTCTGCAGCCTGCCCACTCCCAAGGAACTGTCCAGCTTCAGCTTCGGCATGAAAGGCCATGAGAAAAGCGCCAAGTCCAAGACGCGCAGCCTGCTGAAAAGGATGGAGAGCCTGAAGCTCAGGGGCTCCCACCACAGCAAGCACAAAGCGCCTTCGAAGCTGGGGCTGATCATCAGCGGGCCCATTCTCCAAGAGGGTGTGAACGAGGAGAAGCTGAAGCAGCTGAACTGCGTGGAGATCTCCGCCCTCAACGGCAATCACATCAACGTCCCCATGGTACGAAAGAGGAGCGTTTCCAACTCCACACAGACCAGCAGTAGCAGCAGCCAGTCTGAGACCAGCAGCGCTGTCAGCACCCCCAGCCCTGTCACCAGGACCCGGAGCCTCAGTGCCTACAATAAGCGAGTCGGCATGTACTTAGAGGGCTTTGATCCTTTCAGTCAGTCCACATTTAACAACGtcatggaacagaacttcaaaaacCACGAGAGCTACCCGGAGGACACCGTGTTCTACATCCCAGAGGATCATAAGCCGGGCACGTTCCCCAAGGCCCTCTCCAACGGCCATTTCTCCCCGTCAGGGAGCAGCACCTCTGTGAACTGGCGGACGGGGAGCTTCCACGGCACCGGCCATATCAGCCTAAGAAGGGAAAACAGCAGCGACAGCCCCAAGGAACTGAAGAGACGCAATTCCTCCAGCTCCATGAGCAGCCGTCTGAGTGTCTATGACAACGTGCCAGGCTCCATCCTCTACTCTAGTTCAGGTGACCTGGCCGATCTGGAAAACGAGGACCTCTTCCCCGAGCTGGATGACATCCTCTACCACGTGAAGGGCATGCAGAGGATAGTCAACCAGTGGTCCGAGAAGTTTTCAGATGAGGGAGATTCCGACTCCGCCCTGGACTCGGTCTCTCCTTGCCCGTCCTCTCCAAAACAGATCCACCTGGACGTGGACAATGACCGCACCACACCCAGTGACCTGGACAGCACAGGCAACTCCCTGAACGAGCCTGAGGAGCCCTCCGACATCCCTGAAAGGAGAGACTCTGGGGTCGGGGCTTCCCTGACAAGGTCCAACAG GCACAGACTGAGGTGGCACAGTTTCCAGAGCTCTCACCGGCCAAGCCTAAACTCTGTCTCGCTGCAGATTAACTGCCAGTCTGTGGTGCAGATGAACCTGCTGCAGAAATACTCGCTCTTAAAGTTGACAGCCCTGCTGGAGAAGTATACACCTTCCAACAAGCACGGTTTCAGCTG GGCTGTGCCCAAGTTCATGAAAAGGATCAAGGTTCCAGACTACAAGGACCGGAGTGTGTTCGGTGTCCCTCTAACGGTCAACGTGCAGCGCACAGGACAGCCCCTGCCACAGAGTATTCAGCAAGCCATGCGCTACCTCCGTAACCATTGTTTGGACCAG GTTGGGCTCTTCAGAAAATCAGGGGTCAAATCCCGGATTCAGGCTCTTCGCCAGATGAATGAAAGCGCCATGGATTGTGTCAGCTATGAAGGACAGTCTGCATATGACGTGGCAGACATGTTGAAGCAGTATTTTCGGGACCTTCCTGAGCCACTAATGACCAACAAACTCTCGGAAACCTTCCTGCAGATCTACCAGT ATGTACCCAAGGACCAGCGCCTCCAGGCCATCAAGGCTGCCATTATGCTCCTACCGGACGAGAACCGGGAGGTTCTACAGACGCTGCTTTATTTCTTGAGCGATGTCACAGCTGCTGTAAAAGAAAACCAGATGACGCCGACCAACCTCGCTGTGTGCTTAGCGCCTTCCCTCTTCCACCTCAACACCCTGAAGAGAGAGAATTCTTCGCCAAG GGTAatgcaaagaaaacaaagttcGGGCAAACCAGATCAGAAAGATTTGAACGAGAACCTAGCTGCCACTCACGGGCTGGCCCATATGATTGCAGAATGCAAGAAGCTTTTCCAG GTACCTGAGGAGATGAGCCGATGTCGGAATTCCTATACCGAACAAGAACTGAAGCCCCTCACTCTGGAAGCATTGGGACGCCTAAGCAGTGCCGAGTCTACGGACTACCAGCACTTCCTCCAGGACTGTGTAGACAGCCTGTTTAAAGAGGTCAAAGAGAAGTTCAAAGGCTGGGTCAGCTACTCTACTTCTGAGCAAGCCGAGCTGTCTTACAAGAAG GTGAGTGAAGGGCCCCCTCTGAGGCTTTGGAGGTCAACCATCGAAGTCCCTGCCACGCCTGAGGAAATCTTAAACCGTTTACTTAAGGAGCAACACCTTTGGGATGTAGACCTGTTGGATTCAAAGGTGATTGAAATCCTGGACAGCCAAACAGAAATTTACCAGTACGTCCAGAATAGCATGGCACCCCATCCTGCCCGGGACTACGTTGTCCTGAG AACTTGGAGGACGAATTTACCCAAGGGAGCGTGTGCCCTTTTACTCACCTCCGTGGATCACGACCGGGCACCCGTGGTGGGTGTGAGAGTTAACGTGCTCCTGTCCAGGTATCTGATGGAACCCTGCGGGTCAGGAAAATCCAAACTCACCTACATGTACAGAGCTGACTTAAG GGGCCATATGCCAGAGTGGTACACAAAATCTTTTGGACATTTGTGTGCAGCCGAAGTTGTAAAGATCCGAGACTCTTTCAGCAGCCAGAACACTGAGACCAAAGACACCAAGTCTAGGTGA
- the DLC1 gene encoding rho GTPase-activating protein 7 isoform X5 yields MCREKPDTMILTQIEAKEACDWLRATGFPQYAQLYEDLLFPIDITSVKREHDFLDRDAIEALCRRLNTLNKCAVMKLEISPHRKRSEDSDEDEPCAISGKWTFQRDSKRWSRLEEFDVSSSKQAPGPGSPDNSHLESSASHESVLTELSERQEGSSMYSLSSTASLPTCAPQSADMTTPRTHSVIRVCPSSHFVGRDDSFCSLPTPKELSSFSFGMKGHEKSAKSKTRSLLKRMESLKLRGSHHSKHKAPSKLGLIISGPILQEGVNEEKLKQLNCVEISALNGNHINVPMVRKRSVSNSTQTSSSSSQSETSSAVSTPSPVTRTRSLSAYNKRVGMYLEGFDPFSQSTFNNVMEQNFKNHESYPEDTVFYIPEDHKPGTFPKALSNGHFSPSGSSTSVNWRTGSFHGTGHISLRRENSSDSPKELKRRNSSSSMSSRLSVYDNVPGSILYSSSGDLADLENEDLFPELDDILYHVKGMQRIVNQWSEKFSDEGDSDSALDSVSPCPSSPKQIHLDVDNDRTTPSDLDSTGNSLNEPEEPSDIPERRDSGVGASLTRSNRHRLRWHSFQSSHRPSLNSVSLQINCQSVVQMNLLQKYSLLKLTALLEKYTPSNKHGFSWAVPKFMKRIKVPDYKDRSVFGVPLTVNVQRTGQPLPQSIQQAMRYLRNHCLDQVGLFRKSGVKSRIQALRQMNESAMDCVSYEGQSAYDVADMLKQYFRDLPEPLMTNKLSETFLQIYQYVPKDQRLQAIKAAIMLLPDENREVLQTLLYFLSDVTAAVKENQMTPTNLAVCLAPSLFHLNTLKRENSSPRVMQRKQSSGKPDQKDLNENLAATHGLAHMIAECKKLFQVPEEMSRCRNSYTEQELKPLTLEALGRLSSAESTDYQHFLQDCVDSLFKEVKEKFKGWVSYSTSEQAELSYKKVSEGPPLRLWRSTIEVPATPEEILNRLLKEQHLWDVDLLDSKVIEILDSQTEIYQYVQNSMAPHPARDYVVLRTWRTNLPKGACALLLTSVDHDRAPVVGVRVNVLLSRYLMEPCGSGKSKLTYMYRADLRGHMPEWYTKSFGHLCAAEVVKIRDSFSSQNTETKDTKSR; encoded by the exons atctcCTGTTTCCTATTGATATTACCTCGGTCAAGAGAGAGCATGATTTTTTGGACAGAGATGCCATTGAGGCTTTATGCag ACGTCTGAATACTTTAAACAAATGTGCGGTGATGAAGCTAGAAATTAGTCCTCATCGGAAGAGA AGTGAGGATTCCGATGAGGACGAGCCTTGTGCAATAAGCGGCAAATGGACTTTCCAGAGGGACAGCAAGAGGTGGTCCCGGCTGGAAGAGTTTGATGTCTCTTCTTCAAAGCAGGCCCCAGGGCCCGGGTCTCCAGACAATTCCCACCTAGAGAGCTCTGCAAGCCACGAGAGCGTGCTGACGGAGCTCAGCGAGCGCCAGGAGGGCTCTTCCATGTACAGCCTCAGCAGTACCGCCAGCCTCCCCACCTGCGCCCCCCAAAGCGCAGACATGACGACACCCCGGACTCACTCCGTCATTCGTGTCTGCCCCTCCAGCCACTTTGTTGGCCGTGATGACTCCTTCTGCAGCCTGCCCACTCCCAAGGAACTGTCCAGCTTCAGCTTCGGCATGAAAGGCCATGAGAAAAGCGCCAAGTCCAAGACGCGCAGCCTGCTGAAAAGGATGGAGAGCCTGAAGCTCAGGGGCTCCCACCACAGCAAGCACAAAGCGCCTTCGAAGCTGGGGCTGATCATCAGCGGGCCCATTCTCCAAGAGGGTGTGAACGAGGAGAAGCTGAAGCAGCTGAACTGCGTGGAGATCTCCGCCCTCAACGGCAATCACATCAACGTCCCCATGGTACGAAAGAGGAGCGTTTCCAACTCCACACAGACCAGCAGTAGCAGCAGCCAGTCTGAGACCAGCAGCGCTGTCAGCACCCCCAGCCCTGTCACCAGGACCCGGAGCCTCAGTGCCTACAATAAGCGAGTCGGCATGTACTTAGAGGGCTTTGATCCTTTCAGTCAGTCCACATTTAACAACGtcatggaacagaacttcaaaaacCACGAGAGCTACCCGGAGGACACCGTGTTCTACATCCCAGAGGATCATAAGCCGGGCACGTTCCCCAAGGCCCTCTCCAACGGCCATTTCTCCCCGTCAGGGAGCAGCACCTCTGTGAACTGGCGGACGGGGAGCTTCCACGGCACCGGCCATATCAGCCTAAGAAGGGAAAACAGCAGCGACAGCCCCAAGGAACTGAAGAGACGCAATTCCTCCAGCTCCATGAGCAGCCGTCTGAGTGTCTATGACAACGTGCCAGGCTCCATCCTCTACTCTAGTTCAGGTGACCTGGCCGATCTGGAAAACGAGGACCTCTTCCCCGAGCTGGATGACATCCTCTACCACGTGAAGGGCATGCAGAGGATAGTCAACCAGTGGTCCGAGAAGTTTTCAGATGAGGGAGATTCCGACTCCGCCCTGGACTCGGTCTCTCCTTGCCCGTCCTCTCCAAAACAGATCCACCTGGACGTGGACAATGACCGCACCACACCCAGTGACCTGGACAGCACAGGCAACTCCCTGAACGAGCCTGAGGAGCCCTCCGACATCCCTGAAAGGAGAGACTCTGGGGTCGGGGCTTCCCTGACAAGGTCCAACAG GCACAGACTGAGGTGGCACAGTTTCCAGAGCTCTCACCGGCCAAGCCTAAACTCTGTCTCGCTGCAGATTAACTGCCAGTCTGTGGTGCAGATGAACCTGCTGCAGAAATACTCGCTCTTAAAGTTGACAGCCCTGCTGGAGAAGTATACACCTTCCAACAAGCACGGTTTCAGCTG GGCTGTGCCCAAGTTCATGAAAAGGATCAAGGTTCCAGACTACAAGGACCGGAGTGTGTTCGGTGTCCCTCTAACGGTCAACGTGCAGCGCACAGGACAGCCCCTGCCACAGAGTATTCAGCAAGCCATGCGCTACCTCCGTAACCATTGTTTGGACCAG GTTGGGCTCTTCAGAAAATCAGGGGTCAAATCCCGGATTCAGGCTCTTCGCCAGATGAATGAAAGCGCCATGGATTGTGTCAGCTATGAAGGACAGTCTGCATATGACGTGGCAGACATGTTGAAGCAGTATTTTCGGGACCTTCCTGAGCCACTAATGACCAACAAACTCTCGGAAACCTTCCTGCAGATCTACCAGT ATGTACCCAAGGACCAGCGCCTCCAGGCCATCAAGGCTGCCATTATGCTCCTACCGGACGAGAACCGGGAGGTTCTACAGACGCTGCTTTATTTCTTGAGCGATGTCACAGCTGCTGTAAAAGAAAACCAGATGACGCCGACCAACCTCGCTGTGTGCTTAGCGCCTTCCCTCTTCCACCTCAACACCCTGAAGAGAGAGAATTCTTCGCCAAG GGTAatgcaaagaaaacaaagttcGGGCAAACCAGATCAGAAAGATTTGAACGAGAACCTAGCTGCCACTCACGGGCTGGCCCATATGATTGCAGAATGCAAGAAGCTTTTCCAG GTACCTGAGGAGATGAGCCGATGTCGGAATTCCTATACCGAACAAGAACTGAAGCCCCTCACTCTGGAAGCATTGGGACGCCTAAGCAGTGCCGAGTCTACGGACTACCAGCACTTCCTCCAGGACTGTGTAGACAGCCTGTTTAAAGAGGTCAAAGAGAAGTTCAAAGGCTGGGTCAGCTACTCTACTTCTGAGCAAGCCGAGCTGTCTTACAAGAAG GTGAGTGAAGGGCCCCCTCTGAGGCTTTGGAGGTCAACCATCGAAGTCCCTGCCACGCCTGAGGAAATCTTAAACCGTTTACTTAAGGAGCAACACCTTTGGGATGTAGACCTGTTGGATTCAAAGGTGATTGAAATCCTGGACAGCCAAACAGAAATTTACCAGTACGTCCAGAATAGCATGGCACCCCATCCTGCCCGGGACTACGTTGTCCTGAG AACTTGGAGGACGAATTTACCCAAGGGAGCGTGTGCCCTTTTACTCACCTCCGTGGATCACGACCGGGCACCCGTGGTGGGTGTGAGAGTTAACGTGCTCCTGTCCAGGTATCTGATGGAACCCTGCGGGTCAGGAAAATCCAAACTCACCTACATGTACAGAGCTGACTTAAG GGGCCATATGCCAGAGTGGTACACAAAATCTTTTGGACATTTGTGTGCAGCCGAAGTTGTAAAGATCCGAGACTCTTTCAGCAGCCAGAACACTGAGACCAAAGACACCAAGTCTAGGTGA
- the DLC1 gene encoding rho GTPase-activating protein 7 isoform X4: protein MARPLRPLRRSLSDHIRDSTARALDAIWKNTRDRRLAEIEAKEACDWLRATGFPQYAQLYEDLLFPIDITSVKREHDFLDRDAIEALCRRLNTLNKCAVMKLEISPHRKRSEDSDEDEPCAISGKWTFQRDSKRWSRLEEFDVSSSKQAPGPGSPDNSHLESSASHESVLTELSERQEGSSMYSLSSTASLPTCAPQSADMTTPRTHSVIRVCPSSHFVGRDDSFCSLPTPKELSSFSFGMKGHEKSAKSKTRSLLKRMESLKLRGSHHSKHKAPSKLGLIISGPILQEGVNEEKLKQLNCVEISALNGNHINVPMVRKRSVSNSTQTSSSSSQSETSSAVSTPSPVTRTRSLSAYNKRVGMYLEGFDPFSQSTFNNVMEQNFKNHESYPEDTVFYIPEDHKPGTFPKALSNGHFSPSGSSTSVNWRTGSFHGTGHISLRRENSSDSPKELKRRNSSSSMSSRLSVYDNVPGSILYSSSGDLADLENEDLFPELDDILYHVKGMQRIVNQWSEKFSDEGDSDSALDSVSPCPSSPKQIHLDVDNDRTTPSDLDSTGNSLNEPEEPSDIPERRDSGVGASLTRSNRHRLRWHSFQSSHRPSLNSVSLQINCQSVVQMNLLQKYSLLKLTALLEKYTPSNKHGFSWAVPKFMKRIKVPDYKDRSVFGVPLTVNVQRTGQPLPQSIQQAMRYLRNHCLDQVGLFRKSGVKSRIQALRQMNESAMDCVSYEGQSAYDVADMLKQYFRDLPEPLMTNKLSETFLQIYQYVPKDQRLQAIKAAIMLLPDENREVLQTLLYFLSDVTAAVKENQMTPTNLAVCLAPSLFHLNTLKRENSSPRVMQRKQSSGKPDQKDLNENLAATHGLAHMIAECKKLFQVPEEMSRCRNSYTEQELKPLTLEALGRLSSAESTDYQHFLQDCVDSLFKEVKEKFKGWVSYSTSEQAELSYKKVSEGPPLRLWRSTIEVPATPEEILNRLLKEQHLWDVDLLDSKVIEILDSQTEIYQYVQNSMAPHPARDYVVLRTWRTNLPKGACALLLTSVDHDRAPVVGVRVNVLLSRYLMEPCGSGKSKLTYMYRADLRGHMPEWYTKSFGHLCAAEVVKIRDSFSSQNTETKDTKSR from the exons atctcCTGTTTCCTATTGATATTACCTCGGTCAAGAGAGAGCATGATTTTTTGGACAGAGATGCCATTGAGGCTTTATGCag ACGTCTGAATACTTTAAACAAATGTGCGGTGATGAAGCTAGAAATTAGTCCTCATCGGAAGAGA AGTGAGGATTCCGATGAGGACGAGCCTTGTGCAATAAGCGGCAAATGGACTTTCCAGAGGGACAGCAAGAGGTGGTCCCGGCTGGAAGAGTTTGATGTCTCTTCTTCAAAGCAGGCCCCAGGGCCCGGGTCTCCAGACAATTCCCACCTAGAGAGCTCTGCAAGCCACGAGAGCGTGCTGACGGAGCTCAGCGAGCGCCAGGAGGGCTCTTCCATGTACAGCCTCAGCAGTACCGCCAGCCTCCCCACCTGCGCCCCCCAAAGCGCAGACATGACGACACCCCGGACTCACTCCGTCATTCGTGTCTGCCCCTCCAGCCACTTTGTTGGCCGTGATGACTCCTTCTGCAGCCTGCCCACTCCCAAGGAACTGTCCAGCTTCAGCTTCGGCATGAAAGGCCATGAGAAAAGCGCCAAGTCCAAGACGCGCAGCCTGCTGAAAAGGATGGAGAGCCTGAAGCTCAGGGGCTCCCACCACAGCAAGCACAAAGCGCCTTCGAAGCTGGGGCTGATCATCAGCGGGCCCATTCTCCAAGAGGGTGTGAACGAGGAGAAGCTGAAGCAGCTGAACTGCGTGGAGATCTCCGCCCTCAACGGCAATCACATCAACGTCCCCATGGTACGAAAGAGGAGCGTTTCCAACTCCACACAGACCAGCAGTAGCAGCAGCCAGTCTGAGACCAGCAGCGCTGTCAGCACCCCCAGCCCTGTCACCAGGACCCGGAGCCTCAGTGCCTACAATAAGCGAGTCGGCATGTACTTAGAGGGCTTTGATCCTTTCAGTCAGTCCACATTTAACAACGtcatggaacagaacttcaaaaacCACGAGAGCTACCCGGAGGACACCGTGTTCTACATCCCAGAGGATCATAAGCCGGGCACGTTCCCCAAGGCCCTCTCCAACGGCCATTTCTCCCCGTCAGGGAGCAGCACCTCTGTGAACTGGCGGACGGGGAGCTTCCACGGCACCGGCCATATCAGCCTAAGAAGGGAAAACAGCAGCGACAGCCCCAAGGAACTGAAGAGACGCAATTCCTCCAGCTCCATGAGCAGCCGTCTGAGTGTCTATGACAACGTGCCAGGCTCCATCCTCTACTCTAGTTCAGGTGACCTGGCCGATCTGGAAAACGAGGACCTCTTCCCCGAGCTGGATGACATCCTCTACCACGTGAAGGGCATGCAGAGGATAGTCAACCAGTGGTCCGAGAAGTTTTCAGATGAGGGAGATTCCGACTCCGCCCTGGACTCGGTCTCTCCTTGCCCGTCCTCTCCAAAACAGATCCACCTGGACGTGGACAATGACCGCACCACACCCAGTGACCTGGACAGCACAGGCAACTCCCTGAACGAGCCTGAGGAGCCCTCCGACATCCCTGAAAGGAGAGACTCTGGGGTCGGGGCTTCCCTGACAAGGTCCAACAG GCACAGACTGAGGTGGCACAGTTTCCAGAGCTCTCACCGGCCAAGCCTAAACTCTGTCTCGCTGCAGATTAACTGCCAGTCTGTGGTGCAGATGAACCTGCTGCAGAAATACTCGCTCTTAAAGTTGACAGCCCTGCTGGAGAAGTATACACCTTCCAACAAGCACGGTTTCAGCTG GGCTGTGCCCAAGTTCATGAAAAGGATCAAGGTTCCAGACTACAAGGACCGGAGTGTGTTCGGTGTCCCTCTAACGGTCAACGTGCAGCGCACAGGACAGCCCCTGCCACAGAGTATTCAGCAAGCCATGCGCTACCTCCGTAACCATTGTTTGGACCAG GTTGGGCTCTTCAGAAAATCAGGGGTCAAATCCCGGATTCAGGCTCTTCGCCAGATGAATGAAAGCGCCATGGATTGTGTCAGCTATGAAGGACAGTCTGCATATGACGTGGCAGACATGTTGAAGCAGTATTTTCGGGACCTTCCTGAGCCACTAATGACCAACAAACTCTCGGAAACCTTCCTGCAGATCTACCAGT ATGTACCCAAGGACCAGCGCCTCCAGGCCATCAAGGCTGCCATTATGCTCCTACCGGACGAGAACCGGGAGGTTCTACAGACGCTGCTTTATTTCTTGAGCGATGTCACAGCTGCTGTAAAAGAAAACCAGATGACGCCGACCAACCTCGCTGTGTGCTTAGCGCCTTCCCTCTTCCACCTCAACACCCTGAAGAGAGAGAATTCTTCGCCAAG GGTAatgcaaagaaaacaaagttcGGGCAAACCAGATCAGAAAGATTTGAACGAGAACCTAGCTGCCACTCACGGGCTGGCCCATATGATTGCAGAATGCAAGAAGCTTTTCCAG GTACCTGAGGAGATGAGCCGATGTCGGAATTCCTATACCGAACAAGAACTGAAGCCCCTCACTCTGGAAGCATTGGGACGCCTAAGCAGTGCCGAGTCTACGGACTACCAGCACTTCCTCCAGGACTGTGTAGACAGCCTGTTTAAAGAGGTCAAAGAGAAGTTCAAAGGCTGGGTCAGCTACTCTACTTCTGAGCAAGCCGAGCTGTCTTACAAGAAG GTGAGTGAAGGGCCCCCTCTGAGGCTTTGGAGGTCAACCATCGAAGTCCCTGCCACGCCTGAGGAAATCTTAAACCGTTTACTTAAGGAGCAACACCTTTGGGATGTAGACCTGTTGGATTCAAAGGTGATTGAAATCCTGGACAGCCAAACAGAAATTTACCAGTACGTCCAGAATAGCATGGCACCCCATCCTGCCCGGGACTACGTTGTCCTGAG AACTTGGAGGACGAATTTACCCAAGGGAGCGTGTGCCCTTTTACTCACCTCCGTGGATCACGACCGGGCACCCGTGGTGGGTGTGAGAGTTAACGTGCTCCTGTCCAGGTATCTGATGGAACCCTGCGGGTCAGGAAAATCCAAACTCACCTACATGTACAGAGCTGACTTAAG GGGCCATATGCCAGAGTGGTACACAAAATCTTTTGGACATTTGTGTGCAGCCGAAGTTGTAAAGATCCGAGACTCTTTCAGCAGCCAGAACACTGAGACCAAAGACACCAAGTCTAGGTGA